In a genomic window of Candidatus Moraniibacteriota bacterium:
- the rplR gene encoding 50S ribosomal protein L18, which translates to MMTVIKKNLRLRRRSRVRSKISGTAKRPRFCVFRSLKGLYVQVINDEKGRTLVSARMAEIKKAKNDIEGAKELGKLIAGKCKKAKIGEVVFDRGGYKYHGKVKSLADGAREGGLKF; encoded by the coding sequence ATTATGACAGTAATTAAAAAAAATCTAAGATTAAGACGCAGGAGTCGAGTAAGATCTAAAATTTCAGGGACAGCTAAGCGCCCGCGGTTTTGCGTTTTTCGGAGTTTGAAAGGATTATATGTTCAAGTGATTAACGATGAAAAAGGAAGAACATTGGTTTCAGCTCGGATGGCTGAAATAAAAAAAGCAAAAAATGATATTGAAGGCGCCAAAGAATTGGGCAAACTCATTGCTGGAAAGTGCAAAAAAGCCAAGATTGGCGAAGTTGTTTTTGACCGGGGAGGATACAAATACCATGGCAAAGTGAAGAGTTTGGCTGATGGAGCGAGAGAAGGAGGATTAAAATTTTAA